Proteins encoded together in one Lathyrus oleraceus cultivar Zhongwan6 chromosome 5, CAAS_Psat_ZW6_1.0, whole genome shotgun sequence window:
- the LOC127082445 gene encoding uncharacterized protein LOC127082445 codes for MTYTELYPSLLQKGLVTPRPLGPPPNLLPPWYNQDAHCPFHEGAPGHDLEGCYALKHIVQELVDKKILSFRDVGPNVKSNPLPAHGDVNSIEYVSDVCIIKNVEDVKTLLIALHARLVGDSLIDTCHNNCEECVVCPRGCKVVRTDIQNLMNQGVLQVCSPTTNEEISGIEPFFNLPEPVEITYQGKDVVHPSPVVFCMSTPFPFESTKAVPWKYNITVVDGVVDEEPKDVEGEKILENVDTNIKNIAGTSRMTRNDQIYTPDVNIIPQELTREATTAVPAPEYGGVQPEMQSDEAIKFLKMIKKSDYKIVDQLHQTPPKIFILSLLLNSQAHREALLKVLAQAHVTQDITVGQFDGVVANITACNTLNFSNEELPKEGQNHNCALHVSIKCQEDALDRVLVDTGSSLNVLPKRALAKLSYQGPEMKPSALVVKAFDDSRRTVVGEVELPIQIGPHVFPINFQVMDINPAYSFLLGRPWIHVAGAVTSTLHQKMKFVVNNKLVIVSGEEDFIISQLSSFCYIEDDEDALETYFQALEIANATLAEVKDHVEEARLSFASLKSAKSAVESGGPAG; via the coding sequence ATGACGTATACTGAGTTGTATCCATCATTGTTGCAAAAAGGATTGGTGACTCCCAgacctttgggtcctccaccaaatctTTTGCCTCCGTGGTACAATCAAGatgcccattgtcctttccatgagGGCGCTCCTGGGCATGATTTGGAAGGATGCTATGCTTTGAAGCATATCGTGCAAGAGTTGGTTGATAAGAAGATCCTTTCATTCCGAGATGTTGGACCCAACGTAAAAAGTAACCCTCTGCCGGCGCATGGTGATGTTAATTCCATTGAGTATGTTTCTGATGTTTGTATAATCAAAAATGTTGAAGATGTTAAAACTCTGTTGATAGCACTCCATGCAAGATTGGTGGGAGATAGTTTGATTGATACCTGTCACAACAACTGTGAAGAATGTGTCGTTTGTCCAAGGGGGTGTAAAGTGGTACGAACTGATATTCAAAACTTGATGAATCAAGGTGTTTTACAAGTTTGTAGTCCTACAACAAACGAGGAAATTTCAGGCATTGAACCCTTTTTCAATCTTCCAGAGCCTGTTGAGATAACTTATCAAGGGAAAgatgttgttcatccatcaccTGTGGTATTTTGTATGTCTACCCCATTTCCCTTCGAAAGCACCAAGGCGGTGCCTTGGAAATATAACATAACTGTGGTAGATGGAGTGGTAGATGAAGAACCCAAAGATGTTGAAGGTGAGAAAATCTTGGAGAATGTTGACACCAATATCAAGAACATCGCAGGGACAAGTAGAATGACCCGCAACGATCAGATTTATACTCCCGATGTCAATATAATCCCTCAGGAACTAACAAGGGAAGCTACAACTGCAGTTCCTGCCCCAGAATATGGAGGGGTACAACCGGAGATGCAATCAGATGAAGCGAttaaatttttgaaaatgataaagaaaagcgactacaagatAGTCGATCAGTTACATCAAACACCGCCAAAAATATTTATCTTGTCCTTGCTTCTGAATTCccaagctcatagggaggctctactgaAAGTGCTTGCTCAAGCTCATGTTACTCAGGATATAACGGTTGGACAATTCGATGgggtggtcgccaatatcacagctTGTAACACTCTAAAtttcagcaatgaagagctaccCAAGGAAGGGCAGAATCACAACTGCGCCTtacatgtatccataaagtgccaagaagatgctctggaCAGGGtcttagttgacactggatcatccctcaatgttctaccaaaaAGAGCGCTTGCTAAATTATCTTACCAAGGGCCGGAGATGAAACCCAGTGCGCTCGTGGTAAAAGCGTTTGACGATTCCCGaaggacagtagttggggaggtGGAGCTACCAATCCAAATcggaccgcatgtattccccattaatttccaagtcatggacataaatcccgCTTATAGCTTCCTTTTGGGACGTCCGTGGATACATGttgctggggcagtaacttctacTTTACACCAAAAAATGAAGTTTGTCGTCAACAACAAGCTCGTCATTGTCTCCGGTGAAGAAGATTTCATCAttagtcaactctcctctttctgttatattgaggatgatgaagatgcCTTGGAGACTTATTTCCAAGCACTTGAAATAGCCAATGCCACACTTGCGGAAGTAAAGGATCATGTTGAGGAAGCCCGTTTGTCGTTCGCCTCTTTGAAGAGCGCGAAgtcagcagttgaaagtggaggtCCTGCAGGTTAG